A section of the Planctomicrobium piriforme genome encodes:
- a CDS encoding secretin N-terminal domain-containing protein, which translates to MIPTRLMEIGRLLALLAAMPLVCPCAFTHAGEPTVTRAKKSSAEISAKPNAGEGQCRLGFLRKPWGEVIEQVAKETGSTLEMPETPPGYFSRTDFEKHNREDAIRILNRDLEKQGYRLVGKNDVLEVVSIKKKQPEFERHQVQPNKPTAPVQTASATDSPPIKERQSIVPVNHETPAPAQAPVTSSTLRPQNRSALDLAKQLHVAFKQRSKLENAGPHGLPAFVVEHFDPALVKAGQPLFVLEIDTANNALLITAVDSVQSGVKQLLGKLDVNPLETESPKLMVGNGQTAETGRKLAQPLSLIAQARTQQPANSAAPETDAIPMPPTGAPAAGAATPLPALLGNLRGDVSIEALNDLDLLILRGNEKDVEAVMQVIKAVEQTAVGSLPEIHLLRLRFVDSQSLSQLLNDVYTRMTELRSNNAQQNQVAVRVVPVVVPNAVLILAPSNAMQAVLQLAEELDQPIDPTHEVHIFRLKHAVSSSVAEMLTSFYAQPPVGLGARLKVASDPRTNSVIVQASARDLSEISEFIKGVDSEQAGAISQMRIFPLKSAVAEELAAFLNNAIQGVLNAPRTMTTTGAGGVAQPQATGTANQQAKATVIEFLREGSTELIRSGLLNDIRFSADPRTNSLIITAPEQSMPLVEELIMMLDRPSSAISEIKVFPLKNADATSAATLLEELFSTTPTQGNQTGRAGQAGALGIELLGAQGTGSSLIPLRFSVDGRTNSVVAIGGGEALRIVEAILFKLDTNDARNRQTTVIKLRNSPVADVAAAINEFLQAQRELATLDPNRISTSQLLEQEIIVTAEPVTNSLLISATPAYFKQLEELAKKLDAEPPQVVIQAMLVEVTLDNTDEFGVELGFQDPILFARSAIGNLVTTTTTQTPVGQPQVTTTNVISQQATPGFSFNNQPLGNNNSPGSSPSTVGTQGLSNFALGRTNEDLGYGGLVLSASSDAVSVLIRALAARRTVRVLSRPQVIALDNQTAQIQVGQVVPVPNGVNVTGTGLAQTNVLRDPAGIILTVSPRISPEGQIVMEVAAEKSAYPNPTTGVPIFTDANGNVIYSPIKDITTARSTVKVPDGQTIVVGGMITKSDTTEERKIPWLGDLPVIGKAFRYDSFDYRRTELLIFLTPRIIRNDGDAELIKQVEAGRLHFFQDDVEAVHGPIFGVPPDMALPIETSPPLDLCPADPSQIPPLPPPMLTPDMINPTGAKSIDAAEPRRGVSRLGDLPAESR; encoded by the coding sequence ATGATTCCAACCCGGTTGATGGAGATCGGCCGGCTTCTGGCGCTGCTGGCGGCAATGCCGCTCGTTTGTCCGTGTGCCTTTACACACGCAGGCGAACCGACTGTCACCCGTGCCAAAAAATCCTCCGCCGAGATTTCCGCAAAACCTAACGCAGGCGAGGGGCAGTGCCGTCTCGGCTTTCTGCGGAAACCCTGGGGTGAAGTCATCGAACAGGTCGCTAAAGAGACCGGTTCCACCCTGGAGATGCCGGAAACTCCGCCAGGCTACTTCAGCCGCACCGACTTCGAAAAACACAACCGCGAAGACGCAATCCGCATTCTAAACCGCGATCTCGAAAAGCAGGGGTATCGCCTGGTCGGCAAGAACGACGTGCTCGAAGTCGTTTCGATCAAGAAGAAGCAGCCTGAGTTTGAACGCCATCAGGTGCAGCCCAACAAGCCCACCGCGCCCGTCCAGACTGCTTCTGCAACGGATTCCCCGCCGATCAAAGAGCGGCAGAGCATCGTTCCGGTCAACCATGAAACGCCGGCCCCCGCGCAAGCGCCAGTCACCAGCAGCACGCTGCGACCGCAGAATCGCTCCGCCCTCGACCTCGCCAAACAACTGCACGTCGCCTTCAAACAGCGGTCGAAGCTGGAAAACGCCGGCCCACACGGCCTGCCGGCCTTCGTCGTGGAACATTTCGATCCGGCACTGGTCAAAGCCGGGCAACCGCTCTTCGTCCTGGAAATCGACACCGCCAACAACGCTTTGCTGATTACTGCCGTCGACAGCGTGCAGTCCGGCGTGAAGCAACTGCTCGGCAAGCTGGACGTCAATCCGCTCGAAACCGAATCTCCCAAACTGATGGTCGGCAACGGACAGACCGCCGAAACCGGCCGCAAGCTGGCCCAGCCACTTTCACTGATTGCCCAGGCGCGAACCCAACAACCTGCCAATTCAGCCGCTCCAGAGACCGACGCGATCCCGATGCCTCCGACTGGCGCCCCTGCCGCCGGCGCGGCTACTCCCCTCCCTGCCCTGCTCGGGAACCTCCGCGGGGACGTTTCCATTGAAGCCCTCAACGACCTCGACTTGCTGATCCTCCGCGGAAACGAAAAAGACGTCGAAGCCGTCATGCAGGTCATCAAGGCAGTCGAGCAGACGGCCGTTGGCAGCCTGCCGGAAATTCATCTTTTGCGACTGAGGTTCGTCGATTCGCAGTCGCTCTCACAGCTTTTGAATGACGTCTACACCCGGATGACTGAACTGCGCAGCAACAATGCCCAGCAGAATCAGGTCGCCGTCCGCGTGGTTCCGGTCGTCGTTCCCAACGCCGTATTGATCCTCGCTCCGTCGAATGCGATGCAGGCGGTCCTGCAGCTGGCCGAAGAACTCGACCAGCCCATCGATCCGACCCACGAAGTCCACATCTTCCGACTGAAGCACGCCGTGTCATCTTCCGTGGCGGAAATGCTGACGAGCTTTTACGCGCAGCCTCCCGTCGGACTCGGGGCACGCTTGAAAGTGGCCAGCGATCCCCGCACCAACAGCGTGATCGTACAGGCGAGTGCCCGCGATCTGTCAGAGATCTCCGAGTTCATCAAAGGGGTCGACAGCGAACAAGCAGGCGCCATCAGCCAGATGCGAATCTTCCCGCTCAAGAGCGCCGTGGCCGAAGAGTTGGCTGCATTCCTGAACAACGCAATTCAGGGAGTGCTGAATGCTCCTCGGACCATGACCACGACAGGCGCAGGCGGCGTTGCTCAACCCCAGGCGACTGGAACTGCCAACCAGCAAGCAAAAGCGACTGTCATCGAGTTCCTCCGAGAAGGCAGCACCGAACTCATTCGGTCGGGCCTGCTGAACGACATTCGCTTCAGCGCCGATCCACGCACCAACAGTCTGATCATCACCGCCCCCGAGCAGAGCATGCCGCTGGTGGAAGAGCTGATCATGATGCTCGACCGTCCCAGTTCCGCCATTTCCGAAATCAAGGTCTTCCCGCTTAAGAACGCTGACGCCACCAGCGCCGCCACGTTGCTCGAAGAACTGTTCAGCACGACTCCCACACAGGGAAACCAGACCGGCCGCGCTGGGCAGGCCGGCGCACTTGGCATTGAACTGCTCGGCGCACAAGGGACCGGCAGCAGCCTGATTCCCTTGCGATTCTCGGTCGATGGCCGCACCAACAGCGTCGTCGCCATCGGCGGCGGCGAAGCCCTGCGGATTGTCGAAGCGATTCTCTTCAAGCTCGACACAAACGACGCCCGTAATCGTCAGACGACCGTCATCAAACTCCGCAACAGCCCTGTGGCCGATGTCGCCGCGGCGATCAACGAGTTTCTACAGGCACAGCGCGAACTGGCGACGCTCGACCCCAACCGCATCAGCACCAGTCAACTTCTCGAGCAGGAAATCATCGTCACGGCCGAACCGGTGACCAACAGCCTGCTGATCAGCGCGACTCCCGCCTACTTCAAGCAGCTCGAAGAACTCGCCAAGAAGCTGGACGCCGAACCGCCGCAGGTGGTCATTCAGGCCATGCTGGTCGAAGTGACGCTCGATAACACCGACGAATTCGGGGTCGAACTCGGATTCCAGGATCCAATCCTCTTCGCCCGCAGCGCCATCGGCAACCTGGTGACGACGACCACCACGCAAACGCCGGTAGGCCAGCCGCAGGTGACCACAACCAACGTGATCTCTCAACAGGCAACGCCCGGCTTCAGTTTCAACAACCAACCTTTGGGGAATAACAACAGTCCCGGGTCGAGCCCCAGTACGGTCGGAACCCAAGGTCTCTCGAACTTTGCTCTCGGTCGAACTAACGAAGATCTTGGATATGGCGGCCTGGTTCTTTCCGCCAGCTCCGATGCGGTGAGCGTGCTGATTCGCGCACTCGCCGCCCGACGCACTGTCCGCGTGCTCAGCCGTCCGCAGGTGATCGCCCTCGACAACCAGACCGCCCAAATTCAGGTCGGTCAAGTCGTTCCCGTTCCCAACGGCGTCAACGTCACCGGCACAGGCCTGGCACAGACCAACGTTCTTCGCGATCCCGCCGGGATCATTCTGACGGTCAGTCCCCGCATCAGCCCGGAAGGGCAAATTGTCATGGAAGTCGCCGCCGAGAAAAGCGCTTATCCGAACCCGACGACCGGCGTGCCGATCTTCACAGACGCCAATGGCAACGTGATCTATTCGCCCATCAAGGACATCACCACCGCTCGCAGTACGGTGAAAGTTCCTGACGGGCAAACGATCGTCGTCGGAGGAATGATCACCAAAAGCGATACCACAGAAGAACGCAAGATCCCCTGGCTGGGCGACCTGCCCGTCATCGGCAAGGCGTTCCGTTACGACTCGTTCGACTATCGACGGACCGAACTGCTGATCTTCCTCACCCCTCGCATCATTCGCAATGACGGAGACGCAGAGCTGATCAAACAGGTGGAAGCCGGCCGACTCCACTTCTTCCAGGACGACGTCGAAGCCGTCCACGGACCGATCTTCGGCGTTCCGCCGGACATGGCCCTCCCCATCGAAACCAGCCCGCCGCTCGATCTCTGTCCTGCCGATCCGAGCCAGATTCCCCCCTTGCCTCCCCCGATGCTGACCCCCGACATGATCAACCCGACCGGCGCGAAATCGATTGATGCCGCCGAGCCCCGACGCGGCGTCTCGCGACTGGGTGATCTGCCTGCGGAATCGCGTTGA
- a CDS encoding RNA recognition motif domain-containing protein, with the protein MTNIYVGNLPYNATEYDLRTTFERYGDVSGVRMVTDQVTGRPRGFAFVKMRRFDDADEAITRLNGSSLQGRRIVVNEAADKSSSGPRPHAEASRWHLV; encoded by the coding sequence GTGACGAATATCTATGTGGGAAATCTCCCGTACAACGCCACCGAGTACGACTTGCGGACGACTTTTGAACGCTACGGAGACGTCTCCGGCGTGCGAATGGTGACCGATCAGGTCACCGGGCGTCCACGCGGGTTCGCGTTCGTGAAGATGCGCCGCTTTGACGACGCCGACGAGGCGATTACACGACTCAATGGTTCGAGTCTGCAAGGACGACGGATCGTGGTGAATGAAGCAGCTGACAAATCGTCGTCGGGGCCGCGACCGCACGCCGAAGCGAGCCGCTGGCACCTCGTCTGA
- the infC gene encoding translation initiation factor IF-3: MNDRIRISPIRVVNAEGEMLGVLETPVALQMAMDVGLDLVEVSPESKPPVCRIMDFGKAQYEKQRKSAGPKQHKSQLKQIRLGPKTGQHDIQVKVDKAREFLGRKDKVKVNVVFRGRENAHHDRGRDLLQEIINLLADVAVVEQPPRMEGTRAMSMLLMPNGKTVAAATAKPAAPKPAAPAEEAKATVPAPKP, translated from the coding sequence ATGAATGACCGTATCCGGATTTCGCCGATCCGCGTGGTCAATGCGGAAGGTGAAATGCTGGGAGTTCTGGAAACGCCCGTGGCCCTCCAGATGGCAATGGACGTGGGGCTCGACCTCGTTGAAGTCAGCCCGGAGTCCAAGCCGCCGGTCTGCCGAATCATGGATTTCGGCAAAGCGCAGTATGAAAAACAGCGCAAGTCGGCTGGTCCGAAGCAGCACAAAAGCCAACTGAAACAGATCCGTCTGGGTCCCAAGACCGGGCAGCACGACATTCAGGTGAAGGTCGACAAAGCCCGTGAGTTCCTGGGTCGCAAAGACAAAGTCAAAGTGAACGTGGTGTTCCGCGGTCGCGAGAACGCGCACCATGACCGGGGTCGCGATCTCCTGCAGGAGATCATCAACCTGCTCGCCGATGTGGCGGTGGTTGAGCAGCCGCCTCGGATGGAAGGTACCCGCGCGATGTCGATGCTGCTCATGCCAAACGGCAAGACCGTCGCCGCAGCTACGGCCAAACCAGCGGCACCCAAGCCGGCTGCCCCCGCCGAAGAGGCGAAAGCCACGGTCCCCGCACCGAAGCCGTAA
- a CDS encoding carboxypeptidase regulatory-like domain-containing protein, translating into MVRFAWSVALALALTGQSWAGDYGSVEGQYVLEGAVPTPEPLVAKGNPNVKDTATCAAINVPNDARAFDPESKGIANIFVYLRRAPSDIHPDLKASATKEVEFDQKYCRFLPHALIVRTDQVVVCKSDDDVAHNLHSNPFANTPANFIVQPNDRTGTPVKMPSPEALPVKIQCDIHPWMSAWWVVLDHPYAAVTDKDGKFKIENLPVGEHEFRVWHEDAGYVDRKLTVKVKAGETTTLEPKKVPLSAFEKK; encoded by the coding sequence ATGGTCCGTTTTGCGTGGTCGGTCGCGCTGGCGCTGGCTCTGACCGGTCAGTCCTGGGCAGGTGATTATGGTTCCGTGGAAGGACAGTATGTCCTTGAGGGAGCGGTGCCGACGCCTGAGCCCCTGGTGGCGAAGGGGAATCCCAACGTTAAGGATACCGCCACCTGTGCGGCCATCAATGTGCCCAACGATGCCCGGGCATTCGATCCGGAATCCAAGGGGATTGCGAATATCTTCGTGTACCTGCGCCGTGCCCCGTCTGACATCCACCCGGATCTGAAGGCCAGCGCGACCAAGGAAGTGGAATTCGACCAGAAGTATTGCCGCTTCCTGCCGCATGCCTTGATCGTGCGCACGGATCAGGTCGTCGTCTGCAAGTCGGACGATGACGTCGCTCACAACCTGCACTCGAACCCGTTTGCCAATACTCCGGCGAACTTCATCGTGCAGCCGAACGACCGCACCGGCACCCCGGTGAAGATGCCGAGTCCGGAAGCTCTACCGGTGAAAATTCAGTGCGACATCCACCCGTGGATGAGCGCCTGGTGGGTAGTGCTCGATCATCCCTACGCTGCCGTGACCGACAAGGACGGCAAGTTCAAAATCGAAAACCTGCCGGTCGGCGAACACGAATTCCGCGTCTGGCATGAAGACGCCGGCTACGTTGATCGCAAGCTGACCGTCAAGGTGAAGGCCGGCGAAACGACGACGCTTGAACCGAAGAAGGTTCCTCTCTCGGCCTTCGAGAAGAAGTAA
- the argS gene encoding arginine--tRNA ligase — MNILNLLKSRFADALQGITDEAAAFAEMVKPVQDPRFGDYQANFAMPLGKKIGANPKETAQRVVDKLVITDVCHPPEVAGPGFINLKVLNAWLEAQVNAAADDDRLGVPLIAQPKTVVVDFSSPNVAKPMHVGHLRSTVIGDAIARVQRFLGNKVIADNHIGDWGTQFGMIIYGYKHFVDEQAYARDAVGELARLYRLVNRLCDYHDAQAELAPAQQEIATAKTELEQLEKSADSADKAAQKTLKKIRTDLATKQAALKSLQQKIEAIDTDAPLKALADAHPGISRQAREETAQLHRGNAENRRLWNEFLPACLQALQRVYDRLQIHFDLALGESYYDPMLPEVVSDLEQKQLAKISDGAMCVFIPGNSAPFIVRKADGAFTYATTDLATIRYRVDQLHADEILYVVDARQSEHFKLLMATARSWGFDKVGLKHVSFGTVMGQDGRPYKTRSGDTVGLESLLDDAVAKAREIVAANDDGKHDAEGNPKPELSQEQRTEIAEMVGIGGVKYADLMHNRESDYIFDADKMLAMTGNTATYLQYAYARIQGIFRRGGVDPTLLRAQQSKIVLRESTERALALQVCRYAETLDALIQDSRPNLLTAYLYDLAGCLTAFYDQCPVLKAESEEIRASRLRLCDLVGRIMQHGLSLLGISAPQQM; from the coding sequence ATGAATATTCTGAATCTGCTCAAATCTCGCTTTGCCGATGCCCTGCAAGGGATCACGGATGAGGCCGCCGCGTTCGCCGAGATGGTCAAACCGGTTCAAGACCCCCGCTTCGGCGACTATCAGGCGAACTTCGCCATGCCGCTGGGGAAGAAGATTGGTGCGAACCCGAAAGAGACCGCGCAGCGCGTGGTCGACAAGCTGGTCATCACGGATGTCTGCCACCCGCCGGAAGTCGCTGGACCCGGCTTTATCAATCTGAAGGTGCTGAACGCCTGGCTGGAAGCACAGGTCAACGCAGCCGCTGATGACGACCGACTCGGCGTCCCGCTCATTGCGCAGCCGAAGACCGTGGTCGTCGACTTCTCCTCGCCGAATGTCGCCAAGCCGATGCATGTGGGACATCTACGCAGCACCGTCATCGGCGACGCCATTGCCAGGGTACAGCGGTTCCTGGGGAACAAGGTCATCGCCGACAACCACATCGGCGACTGGGGCACCCAGTTCGGGATGATCATTTATGGCTACAAGCACTTCGTCGACGAGCAGGCTTACGCCCGTGACGCCGTCGGCGAACTGGCGCGGCTCTATCGCCTCGTGAACCGATTGTGCGACTATCATGACGCCCAGGCAGAACTCGCTCCCGCCCAACAGGAAATCGCGACCGCCAAAACCGAACTGGAACAACTCGAAAAGAGTGCCGACAGTGCTGATAAGGCCGCGCAGAAGACGCTGAAGAAAATCCGCACCGACCTCGCGACGAAGCAGGCGGCTCTCAAATCATTGCAGCAGAAGATCGAGGCCATCGATACGGATGCTCCTCTCAAGGCGCTGGCTGACGCGCACCCGGGCATCAGCCGGCAAGCCCGCGAAGAGACCGCCCAACTCCATCGCGGCAACGCCGAAAACCGACGGCTCTGGAATGAGTTTCTGCCCGCCTGTCTGCAGGCGTTGCAGCGAGTCTACGACCGACTGCAGATCCACTTCGATCTGGCGCTGGGGGAAAGCTATTACGACCCGATGCTGCCGGAAGTGGTTTCGGATCTCGAACAGAAGCAACTGGCAAAAATCAGCGACGGCGCGATGTGCGTCTTTATCCCCGGCAACAGCGCCCCGTTCATCGTTCGCAAAGCGGACGGCGCATTCACCTACGCCACGACCGACCTCGCCACGATTCGTTATCGCGTCGACCAGTTGCACGCGGACGAGATCCTGTACGTCGTCGATGCTCGACAGAGTGAACATTTCAAATTGCTGATGGCGACCGCCCGCTCCTGGGGTTTCGACAAGGTCGGCCTGAAGCATGTGTCGTTCGGAACCGTGATGGGCCAGGACGGGCGGCCCTATAAAACCCGGTCCGGAGATACCGTCGGTCTTGAAAGCCTGCTGGATGACGCGGTCGCCAAAGCCCGTGAAATTGTGGCCGCGAACGACGACGGCAAGCACGACGCCGAGGGAAATCCAAAACCGGAGCTCTCGCAAGAACAACGAACGGAGATCGCCGAGATGGTGGGAATCGGCGGCGTGAAGTACGCCGACCTGATGCATAACCGTGAGAGCGACTACATCTTCGACGCCGACAAGATGCTGGCGATGACCGGCAACACGGCCACCTATCTGCAGTACGCCTATGCCCGAATTCAAGGGATCTTTCGCCGCGGCGGAGTTGATCCGACGTTATTACGGGCTCAGCAGTCCAAGATCGTCCTGCGGGAATCGACGGAACGAGCCCTCGCACTGCAGGTGTGCCGTTACGCCGAGACGCTTGACGCGTTGATTCAGGACTCGCGTCCCAACCTGCTGACAGCGTATCTCTACGACCTCGCCGGATGCCTGACTGCCTTCTACGACCAGTGCCCAGTGCTCAAAGCCGAGAGCGAAGAAATCCGCGCCAGCCGCCTGCGGTTGTGCGATCTGGTCGGACGCATCATGCAGCACGGCCTCAGCCTGCTCGGAATCTCCGCTCCGCAGCAAATGTGA
- the rsfS gene encoding ribosome silencing factor, producing the protein MIDTPGLRISRIRGEMTGIRREDMLQQSMENACLVASVCEGLRGKDTVVLDVTSATPLFDFFVITTGNSRRQLRSIAEAADDALAARHSDRLGREGDDAPWICHDYGDIVLHVFAPDARGLYDLENLWGDAVRVDWQAAVAAKSPAVMENAAE; encoded by the coding sequence TTGATCGACACGCCAGGCCTGCGGATTTCCAGAATTCGTGGAGAAATGACGGGCATCCGTCGCGAAGACATGCTCCAGCAGAGCATGGAAAACGCGTGTCTGGTCGCCAGCGTCTGTGAAGGCCTGCGCGGCAAGGACACTGTCGTTCTGGATGTGACGTCGGCAACCCCGCTCTTTGACTTTTTCGTCATTACCACCGGCAACAGCCGTCGCCAGCTCCGCTCAATCGCCGAAGCGGCCGACGACGCCCTGGCAGCCCGTCACTCCGACCGCCTGGGCCGTGAGGGGGACGACGCTCCCTGGATCTGTCATGACTACGGCGACATCGTGCTGCATGTGTTCGCGCCCGACGCCAGGGGTCTCTACGACCTCGAAAACCTGTGGGGCGATGCCGTTCGGGTTGACTGGCAAGCAGCCGTCGCGGCAAAATCCCCGGCTGTGATGGAAAATGCGGCTGAATAA
- a CDS encoding Uma2 family endonuclease, with protein sequence MKDQCFWARSTISTNGLAPPVSLDEFLELERNAPDDVYLELIRGEIREKTRVTTGSPKHAEAIPRISCALLNWLNDQPHFIGTVAGGEARCRLNLDAETIVGLDVACFHGEHHVTRPNDQAYFDGPPVLAVEVLSATDTFEAISDRIRLFLSAGVKQVWIADPDFQTVTVYRSDNEPVLYARSEILPGDPELPEFHCNVSQLFGRA encoded by the coding sequence GTGAAAGATCAATGCTTTTGGGCGAGGTCAACGATATCGACGAATGGACTCGCGCCTCCAGTTTCACTTGACGAGTTTCTGGAGTTGGAACGCAACGCTCCAGATGATGTCTACCTGGAACTGATCCGAGGGGAAATCAGGGAGAAGACCCGAGTGACAACCGGTAGTCCCAAGCATGCCGAAGCAATTCCCCGCATCAGTTGTGCTCTGCTCAACTGGCTGAACGATCAGCCGCATTTCATCGGGACCGTAGCTGGCGGAGAAGCTCGCTGCCGGCTGAATCTTGATGCCGAAACCATCGTTGGACTCGATGTCGCCTGCTTCCACGGGGAGCACCATGTCACTCGCCCCAACGATCAGGCCTATTTCGACGGACCGCCCGTCCTCGCTGTGGAAGTTCTTTCTGCGACTGACACTTTCGAGGCCATCTCCGACCGGATCCGATTGTTCCTGTCCGCAGGCGTGAAACAGGTCTGGATCGCCGATCCAGACTTCCAGACGGTCACGGTTTATCGCAGCGACAACGAGCCCGTTCTGTATGCCAGAAGTGAGATCTTGCCAGGTGATCCCGAATTGCCAGAATTCCACTGCAATGTTTCGCAACTGTTCGGCAGGGCGTGA
- a CDS encoding cupin domain-containing protein, which translates to MANAASIASASLSENDGILRLTPTWVPRSFLQPGRRLKLHPADYYAFGMHRGGIDERWFASTTPAANENRLPDEGLSYIIHKGQKCTLKDAVNELKGELIGEAMWKKYERWPVYSKFFDNMGPIPHHMHQNDEQAAKVGQQGKPESYYFPPQMNAIGNNFPYTFMGFEPGTTKEEVVACLDRWNEGDNGILDISKAYRLRPGTGWLIPPCVLHAPGSLLTYEPQWGSDVFGMYQSLVEGRMVPRSLLIKDFPEEFHNDNEYIVNALDWEKNVDPNYRDSNYLEPIVSEHGSGWVDKWIVYGNVNGKQLFTAKELTLQPGAKCTIKDGGAYGWITVQGRGKIGKLDLQSPVMIRFGEVTEDEVFVTAKKANEGVTFENNGTEPFVGLRYFGPDAQATAPANGAWKKK; encoded by the coding sequence ATGGCGAATGCCGCCTCCATTGCTTCTGCCTCGTTGTCGGAGAATGACGGAATTCTGCGTCTCACTCCCACCTGGGTGCCCCGTTCGTTTCTCCAGCCAGGTCGCCGGCTCAAGCTGCATCCGGCCGACTACTACGCGTTCGGAATGCACCGCGGGGGGATCGATGAACGCTGGTTCGCCTCGACCACGCCGGCCGCCAATGAAAACCGCCTGCCGGACGAAGGACTCTCGTACATCATCCACAAAGGGCAGAAATGCACCCTCAAGGATGCCGTTAATGAACTCAAGGGAGAACTCATCGGCGAAGCGATGTGGAAGAAGTACGAGCGCTGGCCGGTCTACTCGAAGTTCTTCGACAACATGGGGCCGATCCCCCATCACATGCACCAGAACGATGAGCAAGCCGCCAAAGTCGGCCAGCAGGGGAAACCTGAGTCTTACTACTTCCCGCCCCAGATGAACGCGATCGGGAACAACTTCCCCTACACGTTCATGGGTTTCGAGCCCGGCACGACCAAGGAAGAAGTGGTCGCCTGTCTCGATCGCTGGAACGAAGGGGACAACGGCATTCTCGATATCTCGAAAGCCTATCGCCTGAGGCCAGGCACCGGCTGGCTGATTCCTCCCTGCGTGCTGCACGCCCCCGGTTCGCTGCTCACTTACGAACCGCAATGGGGCAGCGACGTGTTCGGGATGTACCAGTCGCTGGTGGAAGGCCGCATGGTCCCCCGCTCGCTGCTGATCAAAGATTTTCCGGAAGAGTTCCACAACGACAACGAGTACATTGTGAATGCCCTCGACTGGGAAAAGAACGTCGACCCCAACTACCGCGATTCGAACTACCTCGAACCCATCGTGTCTGAACATGGATCCGGCTGGGTCGACAAGTGGATCGTCTACGGCAATGTCAACGGCAAGCAGTTGTTCACCGCCAAGGAACTGACGCTGCAGCCCGGCGCCAAGTGCACCATTAAAGACGGCGGCGCATACGGCTGGATTACCGTGCAAGGCCGCGGCAAGATCGGCAAACTCGACCTGCAGAGCCCCGTCATGATCCGCTTCGGCGAAGTGACCGAAGACGAAGTGTTCGTCACCGCCAAGAAAGCCAACGAAGGGGTGACCTTCGAAAACAACGGCACCGAGCCGTTCGTCGGCCTGCGTTACTTCGGCCCGGACGCCCAGGCAACCGCCCCGGCCAATGGAGCCTGGAAAAAGAAGTAA